A genomic window from Solanum dulcamara chromosome 11, daSolDulc1.2, whole genome shotgun sequence includes:
- the LOC129873773 gene encoding paired amphipathic helix protein Sin3-like 2 — protein MARLRVYVSGNQRFRRAIDYSRRESYGQSQVRQSGLGRGGMGRRNAGRSGAGASVSSPKLTTYDALSYLKEVKDTFLGEREKYDIFLNVMQNFKAQRMDTIGVTTKLKDLFKGHPRLIIGFNTFLPKRYEITLNDEDEAPPKKVEFEEAINFVNKIKTRFQNDDHVYKYFLDFLDMYWKEHKGINEVYREVAVLFSDHPDLIDEFTRFMPDTSGTANPLPLKRCPMDRIEDYKEPDNKNELDLSKKQHPGKMNSFGKFEDALKNSCSKGFTFCEKVKESLQSSADYLSFLNSLRIYSTETITRNELQSLVAHKLGKYPDLMEGFSEFLDCYDRVDMYTKGFTFCEEVKERLGSPADYQTFLKYLRIYSREIITREQLQCLVANTLGKHPYLMKRFNEFIERYERAVGFLVGVMTKWNEEHTNFKLVKEEEKDKEAPPQGIESEEAISFAEKVKERFRNDNHVYKSFLNILKMHNKEHKNSYEVYHKVAILFKDHSDLFDEFTKLLPDSSADFMLRNVLIS, from the exons ATGGCACGATTGAGAGTCTATGTATCTGGTAACCAGAGATTTAGGCGGGCAATTGATTATTCCCGTAGAGAATC GTATGGTCAATCACAAGTTCGTCAAAGTGGTTTGGGCAGAGGAGGAATGGGCAGACGCAACGCTGGCAGAAGTGGAGCTGGTGCTAGTGTTAGTAGCCCAAAACTGACAACTTATGATGCGTTGTCTTATTTGAAGGAAGTTAAGGACACCTTTCTAGGCGAAAGGGAGAAGTATGACATCTTCCTTAATGTCATGCAAAATTTTAAGGCTCAAAG AATGGATACTATTGGTGTCACAacaaaattgaaagatttgtttaAAGGGCATCCTAGGTTGATCATTGGATTCAACACTTTCTTGCCCAAGCGTTATGAAATAACCCTCAATGATGAAGATGAGGCTCCTCCAAAGAAAGTTGAGTTTGAAGAAGCGATCAACTTTGTGAACAAAATAAAG ACACGTTTCCAAAATGATGATCATGTGTACAAATACTTCTTAGACTTTTTGGACATGTATTGGAAGGAGCACAAGGGAATCAATGAGGTGTACCGTGAG GTTGCCGTACTTTTCAGTGACCATCCAGATTTGATAGATGAGTTCACTAGATTCATGCCAGATACTTCAGGAACTGCCAATCCATTGCCTCTGAAGCGCTGCCCTATGGATAGGATTGAGGATTATAAAGAACCTGATAATAAGAACGAACTGGATCTAAGCAAGAAGCAGCACCCTGGTAAAATGAATTCTTTTGGGAAGTTTGAAGATGCCCTGAAAA ATTCGTGTAGCAAAGGGTTCACTTTCTGTGAAAAGGTAAAGGAAAGCCTACAAAGTTCAGCTGATTATCTGTCATTCTTAAACAGTCTCCGTATTTACAGCACAGAAACGATTACAAGGAACGAGTTACAAAGTTTG GTTGCTCATAAACTTGGAAAATATCCTGATCTTATGGAGGGTTTCAGTGaatttttggactgttatgATCGAGTTG ATATGTATACAAAAGGGTTCACTTTCTGTGAAGAGGTAAAAGAAAGACTGGGAAGTCCAGCTGATTATCAGACATTCTTGAAATATCTTCGTATTTACAGCAGAGAAATAATTACAAGGGAGCAGTTACAATGTTTG GTTGCTAATACACTTGGAAAACATCCTTATCTTATGAAGCGTTTCAATGAATTTATAGAGCGTTATGAACGAGCTG TTGGATTTCTTGTAGGTGTAATGACTAAGTGGAATGAAGAGCATACTAATTTCAAGTTAgtaaaggaagaagagaaagacaAAGAGGCTCCTCCACAGGGAATTGAGTCTGAAGAAGCTATCAGCTTTGCGGAGAAAGTAAAG GAACGTTTTCGAAACGACAATCATGTGTACAAATCCTTCTTAAACATTTTGAAGATGCACAACAAGGAGCACAAGAACAGCTATGAAGTCTACCATAAG GTCGCCATACTTTTCAAGGATCATTCGGATTTGTTTGATGAGTTCACTAAATTATTGCCAGATTCTTCAGCTGATTTCATGCTTAGGAATGTATTGATCAGTTAA
- the LOC129872006 gene encoding paired amphipathic helix protein Sin3-like 2 isoform X2: protein MGRLRVDVSGNERFKPPITCSPRETYGRLQYCESGSGKRGGGSGNHSAGASASNAKVTTDDALTYLKEVKDMFPDQREKFDEFLDVMNDFKAQRINIVGVVARMKELFKGHPDLLLGLNPFLPKGYEIILNEEDKAPQKKTTDSDTYGKGFTFCEKVKKRLRSSADYQIFLKSLRIYSRYLISGEQLQCLVSNTLGNHPDLMEGFNEFIERYERNAGYFAGEVTKWDEGHTKSKLVKEERKYKEQKRKNETPPLRSNFEEAISYVKKVKERFQNDNHVYESFLDILKMYRKEHKNIDKVYHEVAILFNDHPDLLDDFTKFLPDSSAVVVLKRYIDELTIRFSSL, encoded by the exons ATGGGACGATTGAGAGTAGATGTATCTGGTAACGAGAGATTTAAGCCGCCAATTACTTGTTCTCCTAGAGAAAC GTATGGTCGATTACAATATTGTGAAAGTGGTTCGGGCAAAAGAGGAGGTGGTAGTGGCAATCACAGCGCTGGTGCCAGTGCTAGTAACGCAAAGGTGACAACTGATGATGCATTAACTTACTTGAAGGAAGTTAAGGACATGTTTCCAGACCAAAGGGAGAAGTTTGACGAGTTTCTTGATGTTATGAATGACTTTAAAGCTCAAAG AATTAATATTGTTGGTGTCGTAGCAAGAATGAAAGAATTGTTTAAAGGGCATCCTGATTTGCTCCTTGGACTCAATCCTTTCTTGCCCAAGGGCTATGAAATAATCCTCAACGAGGAAGATAAGGCTCCCCAAAAGAAAACAACTGACTCTG ATACGTATGGTAAAGGGTTTACTTTTTGTGAAAAGGTAAAGAAAAGACTACGAAGCTCAGCTGATTATCAAATATTCTTAAAATCTCTCCGTATTTACAGCAGATATTTAATTTCAGGGGAGCAGTTACAATGTTTG GTTTCTAATACACTTGGAAATCATCCCGATCTTATGGAGGGTTTCAATGAATTTATAGAGCGTTATGAGCGAAATG CTGGATATTTTGCAGGTGAAGTGACTAAGTGGGATGAAGGGCATACTAAGTCCAAGTTAGTAAAGGAAGAAAGGAAATACAAAGAGCAGAAGCGTAAAAATGAGACCCCTCCACTGAGAAGTAATTTTGAAGAAGCTATCAGCTATGTGAAGAAAGTAAAG GAACGTTTCCAAAACGACAACCATGTGTACGAATCCTTCTTAGACATTTTGAAAATGTATAGGAAGGAGCATAAGAACATCGATAAAGTCTATCATGAG GTTGCCATACTTTTCAATGATCATCCAGATTTGCTTGATGACTTCACAAAATTCTTGCCAGATTCTTCAGCTGTTGTGGTGCTTAAGCGTTATATTGATGAGTTAACCATCCGCTTTAGTTCCTTATAA
- the LOC129872006 gene encoding paired amphipathic helix protein Sin3-like 2 isoform X1 — MNNFVVEQVYYFCSMGRLRVDVSGNERFKPPITCSPRETYGRLQYCESGSGKRGGGSGNHSAGASASNAKVTTDDALTYLKEVKDMFPDQREKFDEFLDVMNDFKAQRINIVGVVARMKELFKGHPDLLLGLNPFLPKGYEIILNEEDKAPQKKTTDSDTYGKGFTFCEKVKKRLRSSADYQIFLKSLRIYSRYLISGEQLQCLVSNTLGNHPDLMEGFNEFIERYERNAGYFAGEVTKWDEGHTKSKLVKEERKYKEQKRKNETPPLRSNFEEAISYVKKVKERFQNDNHVYESFLDILKMYRKEHKNIDKVYHEVAILFNDHPDLLDDFTKFLPDSSAVVVLKRYIDELTIRFSSL, encoded by the exons atgaataattttgtGGTCGAACAG GTGTACTATTTTTGCAGTATGGGACGATTGAGAGTAGATGTATCTGGTAACGAGAGATTTAAGCCGCCAATTACTTGTTCTCCTAGAGAAAC GTATGGTCGATTACAATATTGTGAAAGTGGTTCGGGCAAAAGAGGAGGTGGTAGTGGCAATCACAGCGCTGGTGCCAGTGCTAGTAACGCAAAGGTGACAACTGATGATGCATTAACTTACTTGAAGGAAGTTAAGGACATGTTTCCAGACCAAAGGGAGAAGTTTGACGAGTTTCTTGATGTTATGAATGACTTTAAAGCTCAAAG AATTAATATTGTTGGTGTCGTAGCAAGAATGAAAGAATTGTTTAAAGGGCATCCTGATTTGCTCCTTGGACTCAATCCTTTCTTGCCCAAGGGCTATGAAATAATCCTCAACGAGGAAGATAAGGCTCCCCAAAAGAAAACAACTGACTCTG ATACGTATGGTAAAGGGTTTACTTTTTGTGAAAAGGTAAAGAAAAGACTACGAAGCTCAGCTGATTATCAAATATTCTTAAAATCTCTCCGTATTTACAGCAGATATTTAATTTCAGGGGAGCAGTTACAATGTTTG GTTTCTAATACACTTGGAAATCATCCCGATCTTATGGAGGGTTTCAATGAATTTATAGAGCGTTATGAGCGAAATG CTGGATATTTTGCAGGTGAAGTGACTAAGTGGGATGAAGGGCATACTAAGTCCAAGTTAGTAAAGGAAGAAAGGAAATACAAAGAGCAGAAGCGTAAAAATGAGACCCCTCCACTGAGAAGTAATTTTGAAGAAGCTATCAGCTATGTGAAGAAAGTAAAG GAACGTTTCCAAAACGACAACCATGTGTACGAATCCTTCTTAGACATTTTGAAAATGTATAGGAAGGAGCATAAGAACATCGATAAAGTCTATCATGAG GTTGCCATACTTTTCAATGATCATCCAGATTTGCTTGATGACTTCACAAAATTCTTGCCAGATTCTTCAGCTGTTGTGGTGCTTAAGCGTTATATTGATGAGTTAACCATCCGCTTTAGTTCCTTATAA